In Funiculus sociatus GB2-C1, one DNA window encodes the following:
- a CDS encoding ABC transporter ATP-binding protein: MSSSKLLLKFARRYPAWIVLTIILGFSGGLFNGVSTALIAPIILNFLGEQIDLKSGPPILKFIMSPFDGVPSDYRLIVMAGAIVLIIVLKNLATYASSLVSSSLSRALTSDLREAGVQMLLEVDLDFYSQAKVGDLINRLGGEVSRAAGAISTALKLVITVITVLVFVALLLAISWQLTLASTVLLAVVAVVNQYSISRAKYFGKQLSEMSKSYSISLLEALSGIRLVKATGNEPREYQRIHDLIRAREKADFQSQANSAAIGPVSEVTGIVGLIAIVFLGRTFFANEIESLSAVLLTYLLLLFRLLPFITQLNSARGALANSAASVEIANDFLRRDNKPFMGNGSVTYKPLQEGIHFNQISFGYPSQADMVLKDVDLYQPKGTTLALVGSSGAGKSTLADLLPRFYDPTIGSITIDGTDLREFDVKTLRREMGIVSQDTFLFNTTVRNNIAYARPDATDEEVTAAAKRANAYEFIMGLPKGFDTLIGDRGVLLSGGQRQRLAIARALVQDPDILILDEATSALDTVSERLVQAAIEELSRSRTTIVIAHRLSTVQKANQIAVLDKGRVVEVGTHGELLSKGGFYARLYEMQFSQQPQGISTYHEEIRNRLSYEARTRLNSIIGSLRLLADELVDTPEEQNELLEESYSSAISILNTIEFFENSANLPLK; the protein is encoded by the coding sequence ATGTCTTCAAGTAAGCTACTCTTAAAATTTGCTCGCCGATATCCTGCTTGGATTGTCCTAACAATTATTTTGGGCTTTTCTGGGGGATTATTTAACGGGGTGAGTACAGCCCTAATTGCACCTATAATTTTAAATTTTTTAGGTGAACAAATAGATTTAAAGAGTGGCCCGCCGATTCTTAAGTTTATTATGTCGCCCTTTGATGGAGTTCCTAGCGACTATCGGCTGATAGTAATGGCAGGGGCTATTGTGCTAATCATTGTTTTGAAGAACCTTGCGACCTATGCTAGTTCGTTAGTATCGAGTTCTCTGTCGCGGGCCCTCACCTCCGATCTCCGCGAAGCAGGAGTGCAGATGTTGCTAGAGGTGGACTTAGATTTTTACTCCCAGGCAAAAGTCGGCGATCTGATTAATCGTTTGGGTGGAGAAGTCAGTCGGGCTGCTGGGGCAATTAGCACCGCGCTCAAATTGGTGATAACCGTAATTACGGTGTTGGTGTTTGTGGCTTTGCTGCTAGCTATCTCCTGGCAACTGACGTTGGCTTCAACAGTTTTGCTGGCTGTAGTTGCGGTAGTCAATCAATACTCGATTTCCCGTGCTAAGTATTTTGGCAAGCAGCTCTCAGAGATGTCTAAAAGTTATTCTATCTCTTTACTAGAAGCACTTAGTGGGATTCGACTGGTTAAGGCAACAGGGAACGAACCCAGAGAGTATCAAAGAATTCATGACTTAATTCGTGCTCGCGAAAAAGCTGATTTCCAATCTCAGGCAAACTCGGCGGCTATTGGCCCAGTTAGCGAGGTTACTGGTATTGTTGGTTTGATTGCGATCGTCTTTCTTGGGCGGACTTTCTTTGCTAATGAGATTGAATCCCTTTCGGCAGTGCTACTGACTTACTTATTGTTGCTTTTCCGGTTACTGCCCTTTATTACACAGTTAAATAGCGCACGGGGAGCTTTAGCCAATAGCGCTGCTAGTGTAGAGATAGCTAATGACTTCTTGCGCCGAGATAATAAGCCGTTCATGGGCAACGGTTCTGTAACTTACAAACCTTTGCAAGAAGGGATTCATTTCAATCAGATATCTTTTGGCTACCCTAGTCAGGCGGATATGGTACTAAAGGATGTTGATTTGTACCAGCCAAAGGGAACAACTTTGGCTTTGGTAGGGTCATCGGGTGCTGGGAAGTCAACTTTGGCTGACCTTTTACCGCGATTTTATGACCCGACGATAGGGAGCATAACTATAGACGGAACTGACTTGCGTGAGTTCGACGTCAAGACTCTCCGAAGGGAAATGGGGATTGTTAGCCAGGATACGTTTCTGTTCAATACCACGGTTCGCAATAATATTGCTTATGCCCGACCAGATGCCACGGACGAAGAAGTTACCGCCGCAGCGAAACGAGCAAATGCTTATGAATTTATTATGGGATTGCCAAAAGGATTTGATACTCTCATAGGCGATCGCGGTGTTCTGCTCTCTGGAGGTCAACGCCAACGCCTTGCGATCGCTCGCGCTCTAGTGCAAGACCCAGATATCTTAATTCTTGATGAAGCAACAAGTGCGTTAGATACTGTTTCTGAACGCCTTGTACAAGCAGCAATCGAGGAGTTGAGCCGTTCGCGGACTACGATTGTGATTGCTCACCGCCTATCGACTGTGCAAAAAGCCAATCAAATTGCTGTGCTAGATAAAGGACGTGTCGTGGAAGTGGGGACGCATGGAGAGCTTTTAAGTAAAGGCGGCTTCTATGCGCGTCTGTACGAAATGCAATTCTCTCAACAGCCTCAAGGTATATCCACCTACCATGAAGAAATCCGTAATCGTCTTTCTTACGAAGCTCGTACCCGCCTTAACTCTATAATTGGTTCCCTGCGCTTACTGGCTGACGAACTAGTAGATACTCCCGAAGAGCAGAATGAATTACTTGAAGAATCTTATAGCTCAGCCATCAGCATTCTCAATACCATCGAGTTTTTTGAAAATAGCGCTAATCTGCCGCTTAAATAA
- a CDS encoding Npun_R2821/Npun_R2822 family protein, whose protein sequence is MEGIYTLANDKVYDQLVALLNSIEANCGDVAVCVIPYNENIDLVKQEIHQRKNVFLFENQDSLKKWDSFVSQFYEIYYQYPHQGLTTKDTQKVPHSRKYCAFDGDFKKFVFIDCDTLLFQPLDHVFSKLDQYDFVVHDFQRISSLRRKDVNKYYKIFQTIYDSEDALSLRFHCSGFWASKQGLISKEDLDYFLQELSNGDVKIFGHWLSEQMVLNYMTLKKNFRLYNFTLDEESAYNTGVCITSKHFEEKDKILYDGSKELTYLHYMGIKNERLEKLCQWKKRNIPYNELLLYLADKLFKWQLRSVPYRDIFLYYRFLNKRQKV, encoded by the coding sequence GTGGAAGGAATATACACCCTAGCTAATGATAAGGTTTACGATCAGCTAGTCGCTTTGCTCAATAGTATAGAGGCTAATTGTGGTGACGTAGCAGTCTGCGTAATTCCATATAATGAAAATATTGATTTAGTCAAACAAGAAATTCATCAAAGAAAAAATGTTTTTTTGTTTGAAAATCAAGATTCCTTAAAAAAATGGGATAGCTTCGTTTCTCAGTTTTATGAAATTTATTATCAATATCCGCACCAAGGATTAACAACCAAAGATACTCAGAAGGTTCCCCATAGCCGAAAGTATTGTGCATTTGATGGTGATTTTAAAAAATTCGTTTTTATAGATTGCGATACCTTATTATTTCAGCCTCTCGATCATGTCTTTTCTAAGCTAGATCAATATGATTTTGTTGTCCATGACTTCCAAAGAATCAGCTCTTTGAGAAGAAAAGATGTAAATAAATATTATAAGATTTTTCAGACAATTTATGACTCCGAGGATGCTTTATCTCTTCGGTTTCACTGTAGTGGTTTCTGGGCGTCTAAACAAGGGTTAATCAGCAAAGAGGATTTGGATTATTTCTTACAAGAACTTTCAAATGGCGATGTCAAGATTTTTGGTCATTGGTTGAGCGAACAAATGGTACTCAATTATATGACGTTGAAAAAGAACTTCAGACTCTATAATTTTACATTAGATGAAGAATCAGCATACAACACAGGTGTTTGCATAACCTCAAAACATTTTGAAGAAAAAGACAAAATTTTGTACGATGGCAGCAAGGAATTAACTTACTTACATTACATGGGCATTAAAAATGAACGATTAGAAAAGCTGTGCCAGTGGAAAAAAAGAAATATTCCTTACAACGAGCTGCTGTTGTACTTAGCAGACAAGCTGTTTAAGTGGCAGCTAAGAAGCGTGCCTTACCGGGACATATTTCTATATTACAGATTTCTGAATAAACGCCAAAAAGTCTGA
- a CDS encoding Npun_R2821/Npun_R2822 family protein, producing MNGICTLGNDKVYDQLVALLNSIEVISGLETPVCVYPFDDQTERIASEIANRPNVFIYDDRESIERWDQFMLNAAPDRLNPNKRLYGAHRRFCGFDGPFEKFVYMDADTLLMNSLNPIFKQLERVDWVVYDFQFLDATKVYNIKSPKLFQVFEKKRVDSEIFCSGFYGAKQGLFQQEQRDWLISKLREGEGEILYSGAGEQPLINYMVMRSQLSSCNLAQHLPESERTGCSATSKHFQEQDRILYDKGNRLTYIHYIGVQPKTIESVCAGENIEFPYRDLFLHYRYLHEPEKRPVFTSPGKPHDYTPPPSVLKRVLRKLKLTR from the coding sequence ATGAATGGCATTTGCACCCTTGGTAATGACAAGGTATACGACCAGTTGGTGGCTTTGCTCAACAGTATTGAAGTGATATCCGGACTAGAGACTCCTGTCTGTGTATATCCCTTTGATGATCAAACAGAGAGGATTGCATCTGAAATAGCGAACCGACCCAACGTCTTTATTTACGACGATCGAGAGTCAATCGAGCGCTGGGATCAGTTTATGCTGAATGCTGCCCCTGATCGTTTAAATCCGAACAAACGGCTTTATGGCGCTCATCGGCGATTTTGTGGTTTTGATGGACCATTTGAGAAGTTTGTTTACATGGATGCTGATACCCTGTTGATGAACTCACTGAACCCTATCTTTAAGCAATTGGAACGAGTTGATTGGGTGGTTTATGATTTTCAATTTTTAGATGCTACCAAAGTTTACAATATAAAGTCACCAAAGCTGTTTCAAGTGTTTGAGAAAAAGCGAGTTGATTCGGAAATATTTTGTTCTGGATTCTATGGAGCTAAGCAGGGACTCTTTCAGCAAGAGCAACGAGATTGGCTGATATCTAAATTGAGAGAAGGGGAAGGCGAAATCCTGTATTCGGGTGCTGGGGAACAGCCACTGATAAACTATATGGTAATGAGATCGCAACTTTCCTCTTGTAATTTGGCTCAACATTTACCAGAAAGTGAAAGAACGGGGTGTAGTGCAACTTCCAAGCATTTTCAAGAACAAGATCGCATATTGTACGACAAGGGGAATCGTCTCACTTACATTCACTATATTGGGGTTCAGCCTAAAACTATTGAGAGTGTATGTGCTGGAGAAAATATTGAATTTCCCTATCGTGACTTGTTTTTACACTACCGCTACCTCCACGAACCAGAGAAGCGTCCAGTTTTTACAAGCCCTGGAAAACCGCACGATTATACACCGCCCCCAAGTGTTTTAAAAAGAGTTTTGAGAAAGTTGAAATTAACTCGTTGA
- a CDS encoding Npun_R2821/Npun_R2822 family protein, with translation MSRGIYIVANDRVYDNAIALLNSIRSYDPEVPVFLIPFNEEYQKVADTLNKLHNVQLFPNLEFIDQFTKKIGEIFDRDFLALPNKMRKLAVWFGPLDEFLYIDTDIIVFNKISDVLNKLSEVGFICCDYHHANEGLRNIFSPYVKEHNIFTEAELQDVFNSGLWASKKGAITEQQMDEILRECATHREYFDFTQGVTDQPILNYMVLKLIPKRYNIVKTPEGEPGSWAGSKHFQEKDHVLYDQGKRLIYLHWAGTPLKPGGAYWDLWEHYRYLKEDKPSWLQKLVSRLFSATTTRT, from the coding sequence ATGAGTCGGGGAATTTATATAGTTGCTAATGACCGCGTGTACGATAATGCGATCGCGCTCCTTAATAGTATTCGTTCTTACGATCCCGAAGTACCCGTTTTTCTCATTCCATTTAATGAAGAATATCAGAAAGTCGCCGATACTCTCAACAAATTACACAATGTTCAGCTTTTTCCTAACTTAGAGTTTATAGATCAATTTACCAAAAAAATTGGAGAGATATTTGATCGGGATTTTTTAGCCTTACCGAATAAAATGCGTAAATTAGCGGTATGGTTCGGCCCGTTAGATGAATTTCTTTATATTGATACTGATATTATCGTATTCAATAAGATTTCAGATGTCTTAAATAAGCTATCTGAAGTAGGTTTTATCTGTTGCGATTATCATCATGCTAACGAAGGCTTGCGGAACATATTTTCCCCCTATGTGAAAGAACACAACATCTTCACTGAAGCGGAACTTCAAGACGTTTTTAATAGTGGTCTTTGGGCTTCTAAAAAGGGAGCAATTACAGAACAGCAGATGGATGAAATACTACGCGAGTGTGCAACCCACCGCGAGTATTTCGACTTTACTCAAGGAGTAACAGACCAGCCAATTCTCAACTACATGGTGCTTAAGCTTATTCCCAAACGTTACAATATTGTTAAAACTCCAGAAGGAGAACCTGGTAGTTGGGCTGGTTCTAAACACTTTCAGGAGAAAGACCACGTCCTTTACGATCAGGGTAAACGTCTAATATATCTCCATTGGGCAGGTACACCGCTTAAACCGGGGGGCGCATACTGGGACTTATGGGAACATTATCGCTACCTTAAAGAAGATAAGCCTTCATGGCTGCAAAAATTGGTAAGTCGCCTATTTTCTGCTACTACTACCCGTACTTAG
- the gloB gene encoding hydroxyacylglutathione hydrolase — translation MQVQRIPALSDNYIFLLHDPIQKIAAVVDPAQAQPVLRHLEEIDTELVAIFNTHHHSDHVGGNQQLLQHFSGVCVYGGAEDKGRIPGQEVFLQEGSRVEFAGRVGEVFFVPGHTRAHIAYYFPPTTTEEPGELFSGDTLFAGGCGRLFEGTPTQMVSSLGKLRALPDNTRVWCAHEYTLKNLEFALTVDGDNPELQARWTQVKAARSRSEATVPSQLGIEKRTNPFLRWDAPVLQSAVKSLDPVQTFARLRGMKDRF, via the coding sequence ATGCAGGTTCAACGAATTCCGGCACTTTCGGACAACTACATTTTTTTGCTGCACGATCCGATTCAGAAAATAGCAGCAGTGGTAGACCCAGCCCAAGCGCAGCCTGTGCTGCGGCACCTCGAAGAAATTGACACTGAGTTGGTAGCGATTTTTAATACTCACCATCATAGCGATCATGTGGGCGGAAACCAGCAGCTTTTGCAGCATTTTTCTGGTGTCTGCGTGTATGGAGGTGCTGAGGACAAAGGTAGAATTCCGGGGCAAGAGGTGTTTTTACAGGAAGGCTCACGGGTAGAATTTGCTGGTAGAGTCGGCGAAGTTTTCTTTGTTCCGGGGCATACCCGCGCCCACATCGCCTACTACTTTCCCCCAACAACAACCGAAGAGCCGGGAGAATTATTCTCTGGCGACACCCTTTTTGCTGGAGGCTGTGGCAGACTGTTTGAAGGCACGCCAACGCAGATGGTGTCTAGCTTGGGCAAATTGCGGGCTTTACCTGATAACACGCGAGTTTGGTGCGCCCATGAATACACCCTGAAAAATCTTGAATTTGCCTTAACTGTAGATGGCGATAACCCAGAGTTGCAAGCCCGGTGGACTCAAGTAAAAGCTGCCCGTAGCCGTTCTGAGGCGACAGTGCCATCCCAACTTGGCATAGAAAAGCGCACTAATCCATTTTTGCGCTGGGACGCTCCTGTGCTGCAATCAGCAGTGAAAAGTCTAGACCCTGTGCAGACTTTTGCCAGGCTGCGCGGGATGAAGGATCGGTTTTAG
- a CDS encoding glycosyltransferase, with the protein MTKHYIFFTRNVLPQPNVASLVWAAHSANAAANLGYSAVLVYPSKDIKVLNPVDLIFPFRPRTPEKTLVEFYNIQDKLKVAPLPLPWPVDRFGGKLTSSSTIICKYYFPIHILPHTKIVHTRDWNFTKVAIQHKVPVIYEHHHYDSKQFEPEIVHSPFFQVAVTLSETVRENMIQHGMPSEKIIKLHSGLNNLFLIRKPEEAEAWRQKLLVEDRHHIVVYSGGLYPFKGVDLLIDVAEKLPQIQFALAGGTEPQVQAYQQMARKKQVNNVTFLGYLPQNQLASLLQAADILAHPHRFTEAATFTSPLKFFDYIASGTPIAATEIPPLIEFKSSNIIAGWCEPDNPLKFAECLKQVLETYPRRTEGYTKNIEFAHQFSCENRIAKIMNYVDDSMRPLLFA; encoded by the coding sequence ATGACCAAACACTATATATTCTTTACTAGAAATGTATTACCTCAACCGAACGTGGCTAGTTTGGTTTGGGCGGCTCATTCAGCAAATGCAGCCGCTAATCTAGGTTATTCAGCAGTTTTAGTTTATCCTTCTAAAGATATTAAGGTTCTCAATCCGGTAGATTTAATTTTTCCCTTTCGTCCTAGAACTCCTGAAAAAACACTGGTTGAATTTTATAATATTCAGGACAAACTGAAAGTTGCTCCCCTGCCCTTACCTTGGCCCGTTGATCGTTTTGGTGGGAAGTTAACAAGTTCAAGTACTATTATATGTAAATACTACTTTCCAATTCATATCCTGCCTCATACTAAAATTGTGCATACGAGAGATTGGAACTTTACAAAAGTAGCAATTCAGCATAAAGTTCCGGTGATCTATGAACATCACCACTATGATTCTAAGCAATTTGAACCGGAAATTGTGCACAGTCCCTTCTTTCAGGTAGCTGTTACGCTTTCAGAAACAGTTCGGGAAAATATGATTCAACATGGAATGCCATCTGAGAAAATTATTAAGCTTCATAGTGGTCTTAATAATCTATTTTTAATCAGAAAACCTGAAGAAGCTGAGGCATGGCGTCAAAAACTTCTTGTTGAAGATCGTCACCATATAGTTGTTTATTCTGGAGGTTTATACCCGTTTAAGGGAGTTGATTTGCTCATTGATGTTGCTGAAAAATTGCCCCAAATTCAGTTTGCGCTTGCTGGCGGCACTGAACCACAGGTACAAGCCTATCAGCAGATGGCTAGAAAGAAACAGGTTAATAATGTTACCTTTCTCGGCTATCTACCCCAAAATCAGCTTGCTAGTTTACTTCAAGCAGCTGATATCTTAGCTCACCCTCATCGTTTTACTGAGGCTGCAACTTTTACATCTCCCCTGAAATTCTTTGACTACATAGCATCTGGCACCCCGATTGCTGCAACTGAAATTCCACCTTTAATAGAATTCAAATCTTCTAATATTATTGCTGGCTGGTGTGAACCAGATAACCCACTCAAATTTGCCGAATGTCTTAAGCAAGTTCTGGAAACCTATCCAAGACGTACAGAAGGGTATACAAAAAATATTGAATTTGCCCATCAGTTTTCCTGTGAGAATAGAATTGCCAAAATAATGAATTATGTTGATGATTCTATGCGTCCCCTTTTATTTGCTTAA
- a CDS encoding glycosyltransferase, with translation MDLQQDKKLKISLVVSDLSASGAGRWGGAVRTFLLYEALKKLNHEVKIFGFVFGDESPEVSQSKIPIVAIPCAYHSGFIKAAQKLIKQIDGDIIYAVKLKPTSFGLSIIKKLTARRPVILDIDDWELSWHGGEQWKYRPGLKQFYRDTLKRDGALRYPDHPLYLKWLESLVFYADTITLHTQFLKERFGGVYLPNGKDTTLFDPSQFDSEASRIRYGLAGYRILMFPGAPRPYKGLEDVLAALDVLNQPDLRLVIVGGSPYDAYDNQLMQQWGRWIIKLPKYPVLEMPAVVAAAHIVVVPQRDTPAAQAQFPLKLTDGMAMAKPILSTYVGDIPEILGGTGYLVTPESPEEIAEKIQWIFEHLDEANQQGMKARERCINYYSTDTMAAILSDVIKNLQLAGKV, from the coding sequence GTGGATTTACAGCAAGACAAAAAATTAAAGATTTCATTAGTTGTTAGCGACCTATCCGCTAGTGGGGCAGGAAGGTGGGGGGGGGCAGTCCGCACATTTTTGCTGTATGAAGCCTTAAAGAAACTGAACCATGAAGTAAAAATTTTTGGCTTTGTTTTCGGTGATGAATCACCAGAAGTTTCTCAATCAAAGATTCCAATTGTTGCCATTCCATGCGCCTATCACTCAGGCTTTATAAAAGCTGCTCAAAAACTTATCAAACAAATTGATGGAGATATTATATACGCCGTAAAGCTGAAACCTACAAGCTTTGGATTATCTATCATCAAAAAGCTAACAGCTCGTCGTCCTGTTATTTTAGATATAGATGACTGGGAACTCAGTTGGCATGGCGGCGAACAATGGAAATATCGTCCCGGTTTAAAGCAATTTTATAGAGATACTTTGAAGCGTGATGGGGCATTAAGATATCCAGATCACCCTCTTTATTTAAAGTGGTTAGAAAGCTTGGTATTTTATGCAGATACCATTACATTACACACTCAATTCTTGAAAGAACGCTTTGGAGGTGTGTATTTACCGAATGGTAAAGATACTACTCTTTTCGATCCCAGCCAATTCGATTCCGAGGCAAGTAGAATCCGTTATGGCCTCGCAGGCTACCGTATTTTAATGTTTCCTGGAGCGCCACGACCGTACAAAGGTCTTGAAGATGTCTTAGCGGCACTAGATGTGTTGAATCAGCCAGACCTTAGACTTGTAATTGTTGGGGGAAGTCCATACGATGCCTACGATAATCAATTGATGCAACAGTGGGGGCGTTGGATTATCAAACTACCAAAATACCCAGTTTTAGAAATGCCTGCTGTGGTAGCCGCCGCCCATATTGTGGTTGTTCCCCAACGAGATACCCCTGCCGCGCAGGCTCAGTTCCCGCTCAAACTAACAGATGGGATGGCAATGGCAAAGCCAATTCTGTCTACTTACGTTGGCGATATTCCAGAGATTTTAGGCGGCACAGGTTATCTAGTTACTCCAGAATCTCCGGAAGAAATTGCTGAAAAAATCCAATGGATATTCGAGCATTTAGATGAAGCAAATCAGCAGGGCATGAAAGCGAGGGAAAGATGTATAAATTACTATAGCACTGATACAATGGCAGCTATACTATCTGATGTGATTAAAAACTTGCAACTAGCTGGAAAAGTTTAA
- a CDS encoding Npun_R2821/Npun_R2822 family protein — MVNGIYTLANDVVYDQLVALLNSIEVNVSPNIPVCIIPYDSKLDKIRAEVATRDNVTLFEDADAIAYWENFADQAWNAHQNAQKVWQERGLPVNYRLARHRRLCCFDGPFDKFIYFDADTLAMKSLDEVYQKLDEYDWVTNDFQYKSNLHYVFEPQEETLIKIFNPEKLKSHIFCSGWFASKKNVFDRERIENLLGKLKAGEADVMSLRCIDQPLLNYMVLRSDIPYYNFAYHNPEETTGSHWSSKFEVVNQVFYDKGQPLTYLHYMSISSSKFARLCAGEDVDIPYQDVFLHYRFLKSPEQRPQRLVRPNWIVRAQRATNRFINKKIRNVKHKF; from the coding sequence ATGGTTAATGGTATTTATACACTAGCTAATGATGTGGTCTACGACCAGTTAGTAGCACTGCTGAACAGTATTGAAGTCAATGTCAGCCCAAATATCCCAGTTTGTATCATTCCCTACGACTCTAAATTAGATAAAATTCGTGCCGAGGTAGCAACGAGAGATAACGTTACCTTGTTTGAGGATGCTGACGCGATCGCTTACTGGGAAAACTTTGCCGATCAAGCTTGGAATGCCCATCAAAACGCTCAAAAAGTTTGGCAGGAAAGAGGCTTGCCAGTAAATTATCGTTTAGCAAGACACCGGAGACTTTGCTGCTTTGATGGGCCTTTTGATAAATTTATCTATTTTGATGCAGACACCCTAGCAATGAAATCTCTTGATGAGGTTTATCAAAAGCTAGATGAGTACGATTGGGTGACAAATGATTTTCAATATAAGTCGAATCTGCATTATGTTTTTGAGCCGCAAGAAGAGACACTAATAAAAATTTTTAATCCTGAAAAATTGAAATCTCACATTTTCTGTTCTGGTTGGTTTGCTTCTAAAAAAAATGTTTTTGATCGGGAAAGAATCGAAAATTTGTTGGGCAAACTCAAGGCGGGCGAAGCTGATGTAATGTCCTTGCGCTGTATTGACCAACCACTACTAAACTACATGGTCTTACGCAGTGACATTCCTTACTATAATTTCGCCTATCATAATCCAGAGGAGACAACTGGTAGTCATTGGTCGTCGAAGTTTGAAGTAGTAAATCAAGTATTTTACGACAAAGGGCAACCGCTTACTTATCTGCACTATATGAGTATATCGTCGTCGAAATTTGCTCGACTGTGTGCAGGTGAAGATGTGGATATTCCCTATCAAGATGTGTTTCTGCATTACCGATTTTTAAAATCCCCTGAGCAACGTCCTCAGCGACTTGTTCGCCCAAATTGGATAGTTCGCGCTCAAAGAGCTACCAACAGGTTTATTAATAAAAAAATTCGTAATGTTAAACACAAGTTTTGA
- a CDS encoding glycosyltransferase family 10 domain-containing protein: MERKIIGMLSGYPGLNQSDWLWQQTPGSFGAWGDIQMLAQAPNPDFMLLYNFAGFPQLPQKTKWFFKQRQQQSRYDQQMQELQAKLRGVPKERIISLWREPPLNPQRNLICYQKSEPYCGYISSPDDAAPNSEYMPAIWYHQNSFRELNEMKPPEKVKICSWITSGISRSANHRKRLEFMKLLKSSEVKFDLYGRDLPDWANGQGVVNNKWYVMAPYYYNLAIENYAENDWYVSEKLWDCLLAWCLPIYYGGSAADKLLPPGSFIRLPSLDEKGLEVIKEITSTPDYWYAARDAIAEARQIILHKLNLLEWLSNFVKKF, translated from the coding sequence ATGGAAAGAAAAATTATCGGGATGTTGAGTGGATATCCAGGTTTGAATCAAAGCGATTGGTTATGGCAACAAACCCCAGGTTCCTTTGGGGCTTGGGGTGATATTCAAATGCTTGCACAAGCACCAAACCCAGATTTTATGCTACTTTACAACTTTGCTGGCTTTCCCCAGCTTCCTCAGAAAACAAAATGGTTTTTCAAACAACGACAGCAACAAAGTCGTTATGACCAACAGATGCAAGAATTGCAAGCTAAACTTCGTGGTGTTCCTAAAGAGCGAATTATCTCTCTGTGGCGGGAACCACCTTTAAACCCGCAAAGAAATCTCATCTGTTATCAAAAGTCAGAGCCTTATTGTGGATATATTTCGAGTCCCGATGATGCTGCGCCGAACTCAGAATATATGCCTGCTATTTGGTATCACCAAAATTCGTTTCGGGAATTGAACGAGATGAAACCTCCAGAAAAGGTGAAGATTTGCAGTTGGATAACTTCTGGCATCAGCCGTTCAGCTAATCATCGTAAGCGTTTAGAGTTTATGAAACTTCTGAAATCTAGTGAAGTCAAGTTTGATCTGTACGGCCGAGACTTGCCAGATTGGGCTAATGGGCAGGGAGTTGTTAATAACAAATGGTATGTTATGGCTCCCTACTACTACAACCTGGCGATCGAAAATTATGCTGAAAATGATTGGTATGTAAGTGAAAAACTTTGGGATTGTTTGTTAGCTTGGTGTTTGCCAATTTATTATGGTGGATCAGCAGCGGATAAATTATTACCGCCTGGTAGCTTTATTAGACTTCCCAGCCTTGATGAAAAAGGATTAGAAGTAATCAAAGAAATAACTTCTACGCCTGATTATTGGTATGCAGCTAGAGATGCGATCGCTGAGGCGAGGCAGATTATTCTCCATAAACTAAACTTGCTTGAATGGCTTTCAAACTTTGTTAAAAAGTTTTGA
- a CDS encoding TenA family protein, protein MTLSSDLWQTNQDLAQACLKHSFVQGIADGTLPQERFAYYVGQDAFFLEAFARAYSIAAAKAPDSEAFNIFHTLAGGVLDELRLHQGYAREWGVDLAAVEPGAATRRYTDFLLATAWGSNIGAIAVAMAPCMRLYLFLGQQLAQKGIPDHRYSDWIRTYSSQEFDHLAEKLEKLVNRYASATASVTSTYRYAMLCERDFFQAAWESED, encoded by the coding sequence ATGACCTTATCCAGCGACTTGTGGCAGACTAATCAAGATTTAGCGCAAGCCTGCCTTAAGCATTCCTTTGTTCAGGGCATTGCTGACGGTACGCTGCCTCAAGAGCGATTTGCCTACTACGTGGGGCAAGATGCTTTTTTCTTAGAAGCTTTTGCCCGTGCCTATAGCATCGCCGCAGCTAAGGCTCCCGACTCTGAGGCATTTAACATCTTCCACACCCTCGCAGGCGGTGTTTTGGATGAGCTTCGCCTGCATCAAGGATATGCGCGAGAGTGGGGAGTAGACTTAGCGGCAGTAGAACCGGGAGCCGCGACGCGCCGTTATACTGATTTTCTGCTAGCTACAGCTTGGGGTTCTAATATTGGCGCGATCGCTGTGGCAATGGCACCCTGTATGCGTCTTTATCTTTTCTTAGGTCAGCAACTCGCTCAAAAGGGGATTCCAGACCATCGATACTCTGACTGGATTCGCACTTACAGCAGCCAAGAATTTGACCATCTGGCTGAAAAGCTGGAAAAGCTAGTTAACCGCTACGCCAGCGCCACAGCATCTGTAACATCAACTTATCGCTATGCTATGTTGTGCGAACGAGACTTTTTTCAAGCGGCATGGGAGAGTGAAGACTAA